One Candidatus Wallbacteria bacterium DNA segment encodes these proteins:
- a CDS encoding DUF1697 domain-containing protein, with amino-acid sequence MHKGGQKLTGFVALFRGINVGKTKRVEMARLKSMFESLGCADVSTYINSGNVIFAAGGKAENIGNVIASALDREFGFYADILIKTRIEMKKIAGAIPAAWRNDSVQKTEVAYLST; translated from the coding sequence ATGCATAAAGGCGGACAGAAGCTTACCGGGTTCGTGGCTCTGTTCCGGGGAATCAATGTCGGGAAGACGAAGCGCGTGGAAATGGCCAGGCTCAAGTCCATGTTCGAGTCCCTCGGCTGTGCGGACGTCTCGACTTACATCAATTCCGGCAATGTGATTTTCGCAGCAGGCGGGAAAGCGGAAAACATCGGAAATGTTATCGCATCAGCACTTGACAGGGAATTCGGATTCTACGCAGATATCCTGATCAAAACAAGAATAGAGATGAAAAAGATAGCTGGCGCCATTCCGGCTGCCTGGCGGAACGATTCCGTTCAGAAGACTGAGGTTGCCTATCTGTCCAC
- a CDS encoding DMT family transporter, whose product MRILKQFPFLVLFALGVIWGTNFLFMKIVVSVISPLQVVWLRVLSGGLPIFVYALVMKVLSWKDCRRAHHFGAMALLANVLPYYFYVKGTQLLASGIAGVISGTTPLMTALLVVLILPAEKLNLQKGFGIFIGLIGVLLVADLKSAFSFGKSGELVGVCFMLMGSISYAFAILYAKKVVAPLKMSSLQLASYQALFASLLLIPVTPTQGMGAILENSKALLALVLGLGLTGTGLAFVMYYFIIDKLGAITASSVYYIPPVIALLFGALFRSETVTFLQILGTIIIITGIYFARDEGKHAVKT is encoded by the coding sequence ATGAGAATATTAAAACAGTTCCCTTTTCTCGTCCTGTTTGCTCTCGGGGTGATCTGGGGTACGAATTTTCTTTTCATGAAAATCGTCGTCTCTGTCATCAGCCCTCTGCAAGTGGTATGGCTTCGTGTGCTGTCAGGAGGCCTTCCCATCTTCGTGTATGCACTCGTGATGAAAGTTTTAAGCTGGAAAGATTGCCGCAGAGCGCATCATTTCGGGGCAATGGCTTTACTGGCTAATGTTCTGCCTTATTATTTCTACGTTAAAGGAACACAGCTCCTTGCTTCCGGAATTGCCGGAGTCATCAGCGGGACTACTCCCTTAATGACAGCACTTCTGGTCGTTCTGATCCTTCCGGCGGAAAAGCTGAACCTACAGAAGGGGTTTGGTATTTTTATAGGCTTGATTGGAGTTCTTCTGGTAGCAGATCTCAAATCCGCTTTCTCGTTCGGCAAAAGCGGGGAATTGGTGGGAGTTTGTTTCATGTTAATGGGTTCTATCAGTTATGCATTTGCAATACTTTATGCCAAAAAAGTCGTGGCTCCTCTTAAAATGAGCTCTTTGCAGCTTGCTTCATATCAGGCGCTGTTCGCTTCCCTTCTACTGATACCAGTTACACCAACACAAGGAATGGGAGCCATTTTGGAAAATTCGAAGGCTCTTTTGGCATTGGTTCTCGGACTCGGACTGACAGGAACCGGACTTGCTTTTGTGATGTACTATTTCATCATCGACAAACTCGGGGCCATCACAGCATCTTCGGTTTATTACATTCCGCCTGTTATCGCTCTTCTCTTTGGTGCCTTGTTCAGGAGCGAGACTGTTACTTTTCTACAAATTCTTGGTACAATCATAATCATCACAGGAATTTACTTTGCTCGTGATGAAGGTAAGCATGCGGTCAAAACATAA
- a CDS encoding MarR family winged helix-turn-helix transcriptional regulator, with protein sequence MRSKHKIESGGTPLQKIQCACTNLKMAARVVGRAYDKALAVAGLNSTQYAILINVSRYQPIPQMRLTEHLDLERTTLYRAVDILEKKGYLKTTPTGEGMAKVIELSPQGEDITARAMHEWETLQQSFISSFGADKWAEFTEMLEAIRQHFRK encoded by the coding sequence ATGCGGTCAAAACATAAAATCGAATCTGGCGGTACGCCGCTGCAGAAGATACAATGTGCCTGCACTAATCTCAAAATGGCCGCTCGCGTGGTAGGCAGAGCCTATGACAAAGCCCTGGCTGTCGCTGGTTTGAATTCAACTCAATACGCCATTCTGATCAATGTATCCAGATATCAGCCTATACCTCAAATGAGGCTCACTGAGCATCTTGATTTGGAAAGAACGACTCTTTACCGGGCGGTGGATATCCTGGAGAAGAAAGGGTATCTCAAGACGACCCCTACCGGTGAAGGGATGGCCAAAGTCATAGAACTGTCGCCCCAGGGAGAAGATATCACCGCCAGGGCAATGCACGAATGGGAAACTCTCCAACAGTCTTTTATCAGCTCCTTTGGAGCTGATAAATGGGCTGAGTTCACAGAAATGCTCGAAGCTATCCGCCAACATTTCAGGAAATGA
- a CDS encoding nuclear transport factor 2 family protein, with translation MSDMDKNFAESFAEEWIRAWNSHDLEQILSHYADDFEMSSPKIISIAGEPSGTLKGRKAIGPYWSKALALRPALHFELIRVFTGVDSVTIHYSNDAGQSAAEVFHFDSSKRVVKAFAHYA, from the coding sequence ATTTCAGATATGGATAAGAATTTTGCGGAATCTTTTGCCGAGGAATGGATCAGGGCCTGGAACAGCCACGACTTGGAACAGATCTTATCTCATTATGCGGATGATTTTGAAATGTCATCGCCGAAAATCATCAGCATAGCCGGTGAGCCGTCTGGAACGCTGAAGGGCAGGAAAGCCATCGGACCGTATTGGTCAAAGGCCCTTGCTTTGAGGCCTGCTCTGCATTTTGAACTGATCAGGGTTTTTACAGGTGTTGATAGCGTGACGATCCATTACAGTAACGATGCCGGGCAATCCGCAGCTGAGGTTTTTCACTTCGACAGCAGCAAGAGAGTCGTAAAAGCATTTGCTCACTATGCATAA
- a CDS encoding GNAT family N-acetyltransferase — MGGKTSSVLINQVSASQLPECPIPGYTLRCAVSADIPFIVEMDRLHFKPELDRNYPGQWSQEKSRELIAENLNSARIVEFAGQSVGCYYWWKDGETAVLSSIQIRENHRFKGIGTWLMNCFEAEVKEQKMAGTGLAVYLDNSAIAFYEKLGYKITGNDGPYAILMEKDIGIDYRGTNGDGAWLCDFRVR, encoded by the coding sequence ATGGGCGGAAAAACATCTTCTGTCCTTATAAATCAAGTGTCAGCTTCACAACTGCCGGAATGCCCCATTCCCGGATATACATTGCGCTGCGCAGTTTCCGCAGACATCCCATTTATCGTGGAAATGGACAGGCTGCATTTCAAACCTGAACTGGATCGTAATTATCCCGGACAGTGGAGTCAGGAAAAATCACGGGAGCTGATTGCAGAAAACCTGAATTCCGCCAGAATCGTTGAATTTGCAGGCCAAAGCGTCGGTTGTTATTATTGGTGGAAAGACGGAGAAACAGCTGTGCTCAGTTCGATTCAAATCAGGGAGAACCATCGTTTCAAGGGAATCGGCACCTGGCTGATGAATTGTTTTGAGGCTGAAGTGAAAGAACAGAAAATGGCCGGAACAGGCTTGGCAGTTTATCTGGATAACAGCGCCATTGCTTTTTATGAAAAGCTTGGTTATAAAATAACCGGAAATGACGGTCCTTATGCAATTCTGATGGAAAAGGACATCGGTATAGATTACCGGGGGAC